From the genome of Kaistella daneshvariae, one region includes:
- a CDS encoding DUF763 domain-containing protein produces MKRSGSADLPLHYGYVPQWLYDRMSTLGLSVVEVLLSDYGKDEVIRRMSDPFWFQCFGAVMGMDWHSSGITTSVMGALKKAINPRANSLGIYIAGGKGKLSLQTPTELLKISETTGLNGTELIRASKLSAKVDSTAVQDGYQLYTHNFMLTDEGKWAVIQQGMNVKDKTARRYHWHSENLKSFVEEPHTGIEGINRGQILNLTSQSAKDNRSGILEISHNNAEKIMGDFARLILPAHHDVQASDVDLKRLGALLSMTHETPPENFEELLLLKGVGPRTLQSLALVSEVIHGAPSRFKDPARFSFAHGGKDGHPFPVPLKIYDETISILQKGVEKSKLGNSDQLKTVEKLHRMMAKAEEHFEPNFDINDVIEEERKNSWKYGGKTVFGDAEKPKGNTAIQLSLF; encoded by the coding sequence CGCTTCATTACGGCTATGTTCCACAATGGCTTTACGACCGAATGTCCACACTCGGTCTTTCTGTGGTGGAAGTTTTGCTGAGCGATTACGGCAAGGATGAAGTCATCCGCCGCATGAGCGATCCCTTTTGGTTTCAGTGTTTCGGTGCGGTGATGGGCATGGACTGGCATTCTTCCGGCATCACCACTTCAGTCATGGGTGCGCTGAAAAAAGCCATCAATCCGCGGGCAAATTCGCTGGGAATTTATATCGCGGGCGGAAAAGGGAAACTGTCCTTACAAACCCCCACAGAACTTTTAAAAATCTCCGAAACCACGGGTCTGAACGGAACTGAACTCATCCGCGCCAGTAAACTTTCCGCGAAAGTGGACAGTACCGCTGTTCAGGATGGTTATCAGCTCTACACGCATAATTTTATGCTCACCGATGAAGGAAAATGGGCCGTAATTCAGCAGGGAATGAACGTGAAAGATAAAACGGCGCGGCGCTATCACTGGCATTCGGAAAATTTAAAATCATTTGTGGAAGAACCGCACACCGGAATTGAAGGAATAAACCGCGGACAGATTCTGAATTTGACTTCGCAAAGCGCGAAAGATAACCGCAGCGGAATACTCGAAATTTCCCACAACAATGCCGAGAAAATAATGGGGGATTTTGCCCGATTAATTTTACCTGCGCACCATGACGTTCAGGCTTCGGATGTCGATTTGAAAAGATTGGGTGCTTTGCTTTCCATGACGCACGAAACTCCGCCGGAAAATTTCGAAGAACTTTTATTGCTGAAAGGTGTTGGCCCGCGTACTTTACAAAGTTTAGCTTTGGTGAGCGAAGTCATTCACGGCGCGCCTTCACGATTTAAAGATCCGGCGCGGTTTTCCTTTGCGCACGGCGGAAAAGACGGTCATCCGTTTCCGGTGCCGCTGAAAATTTATGATGAAACCATTTCAATTCTTCAAAAAGGAGTGGAAAAATCAAAGCTGGGAAATTCCGACCAGCTGAAAACTGTGGAAAAACTTCATCGCATGATGGCAAAAGCGGAAGAACATTTTGAACCAAATTTTGACATTAATGACGTCATTGAGGAAGAACGCAAAAATTCCTGGAAATATGGCGGAAAAACCGTCTTCGGTGATGCCGAAAAACCAAAGGGAAATACCGCGATTCAGCTTTCGCTTTTTTAG
- a CDS encoding SRPBCC domain-containing protein, protein MEPITLEITILKPISQVWEFFTEPTHITNWNFADDSWACPSAENDLRVGGQFNYRMEQRDGDFGFDFKGTYDEVIPEEKISYHLEDNRKVQVTFEELDASTTKVTEIFDPEESQPREMQREGWYAIIDRFHKYVENN, encoded by the coding sequence ATGGAGCCAATAACTCTTGAAATCACGATTTTAAAACCTATTTCGCAGGTTTGGGAATTCTTTACAGAACCGACTCACATCACAAACTGGAATTTTGCCGATGATTCCTGGGCTTGCCCTTCCGCAGAAAATGATTTGCGCGTCGGCGGCCAATTTAATTATCGGATGGAACAGCGCGACGGCGATTTCGGATTTGATTTTAAAGGAACTTACGATGAGGTGATTCCGGAGGAAAAAATCAGCTATCATTTGGAGGATAATCGGAAAGTTCAGGTGACTTTCGAAGAATTGGATGCGAGCACCACAAAGGTGACCGAAATCTTTGACCCAGAGGAAAGTCAACCCCGCGAAATGCAGCGCGAAGGCTGGTATGCCATCATCGATCGCTTTCATAAATATGTGGAAAACAATTAA
- a CDS encoding SRPBCC domain-containing protein — MEPITVNITILKPIEKVWDFFYQPKHIVKWNFTTTNWHCPKAVIDFREGGRFDYRLEYKDKSFGYHFSGIIDEIRPLEYVRTVLDDGRKVEVYFKKLDENATEIIEVFEPEVQYSREMQRTGWYAILDRFHKYVENH, encoded by the coding sequence ATGGAGCCCATAACTGTTAACATTACCATTTTAAAACCGATAGAAAAAGTTTGGGATTTTTTTTACCAACCCAAGCATATTGTAAAATGGAATTTTACCACCACAAACTGGCATTGCCCCAAAGCCGTTATTGATTTTCGGGAAGGCGGCCGTTTTGATTACCGGCTGGAATACAAAGACAAATCGTTTGGTTATCATTTTTCCGGCATCATTGATGAAATACGACCGCTGGAATATGTGAGAACCGTTCTTGATGACGGCAGAAAAGTGGAGGTTTATTTCAAGAAATTAGATGAAAACGCTACTGAAATCATTGAAGTTTTCGAGCCGGAAGTCCAATATTCCCGGGAGATGCAAAGAACTGGCTGGTACGCGATTTTGGACCGTTTTCATAAATACGTGGAAAACCACTAA
- a CDS encoding VOC family protein yields MTNEIFPCLWFDGDGKAEADFYCETFGGKITADTQMVINTELFGQKIMILNAGPQFQKNASISFTVLCEDADELKRYWENLVDGGKVLLELAEQPWSTLYGWVRDKFGVTWQLSINQKKKFKELFQR; encoded by the coding sequence ATGACGAATGAAATTTTTCCCTGTCTTTGGTTTGATGGAGACGGCAAAGCGGAAGCCGATTTTTACTGCGAAACTTTTGGCGGTAAAATAACGGCTGATACCCAAATGGTAATAAATACCGAGCTCTTTGGGCAAAAAATCATGATTTTAAACGCCGGTCCGCAGTTTCAGAAAAACGCTTCGATTTCTTTCACTGTTCTGTGCGAAGACGCTGACGAACTCAAAAGATATTGGGAAAATCTGGTTGATGGCGGAAAAGTTTTATTGGAGCTTGCCGAGCAGCCGTGGTCGACGCTGTATGGCTGGGTTCGCGACAAATTTGGCGTTACCTGGCAACTTTCTATTAACCAAAAAAAGAAGTTCAAAGAATTGTTCCAACGTTGA
- a CDS encoding VOC family protein produces the protein MFLHENNGKAAEAMIFYTDIFPNSKIGSILKYGDGIAPDPNEKPENIQHAHFEIDGYSLFCLDYSYDHPFDFNEGISLVVMTDTQEQTDHLWNNLNADGGRESMCGWLKDKYGVSWQIVPKKLLQLMNGEDHEKGAKVMQAMMKMQKIIISDLETAYNS, from the coding sequence ATGTTTTTGCACGAGAACAACGGCAAAGCGGCAGAAGCTATGATTTTCTATACCGACATTTTCCCTAATTCGAAGATCGGTTCGATTCTAAAATACGGCGACGGAATTGCACCTGACCCGAACGAAAAGCCGGAAAATATTCAGCATGCTCATTTTGAAATTGATGGCTATTCACTTTTTTGCCTCGATTATTCTTACGATCATCCTTTCGATTTTAATGAGGGAATTTCGCTGGTGGTGATGACGGACACTCAGGAGCAAACCGATCATCTTTGGAACAATTTAAATGCAGACGGCGGAAGAGAATCGATGTGTGGCTGGCTAAAAGATAAATATGGGGTAAGCTGGCAAATCGTACCTAAAAAATTACTGCAACTCATGAATGGAGAAGATCATGAGAAAGGCGCGAAAGTAATGCAGGCGATGATGAAAATGCAGAAAATCATTATTTCTGATCTGGAAACAGCATACAATTCTTAG
- a CDS encoding SRPBCC family protein: protein MKNLVFEQQINAKREKVWEVLFTQDSYQKWSSAMNEGTYFEGDWSEGSTMKFLDQSNNGMYNLVEKNNFPQELSMKHLGWIIDGKPEPQNWEDSTVTYFLEPNENGTLLTVKVNSLDEFVDFFRTKYPKNLELIKQLSEE, encoded by the coding sequence ATGAAAAATTTGGTCTTTGAGCAGCAAATAAATGCCAAGCGCGAAAAGGTTTGGGAAGTGCTTTTTACGCAGGATTCTTACCAAAAATGGTCTTCTGCAATGAACGAAGGCACCTATTTTGAAGGTGATTGGAGCGAAGGCAGCACGATGAAATTTCTGGATCAGTCCAACAACGGCATGTATAACCTTGTTGAAAAAAATAATTTTCCGCAGGAGCTTTCGATGAAACACCTCGGCTGGATTATCGATGGAAAACCGGAACCGCAAAACTGGGAAGATTCTACCGTCACCTATTTTTTAGAGCCTAATGAAAACGGCACGCTGCTCACGGTGAAAGTAAATTCACTTGATGAATTTGTAGATTTTTTCCGAACGAAATACCCAAAAAATCTGGAATTGATCAAGCAGCTTTCTGAAGAATAA
- a CDS encoding SRPBCC family protein produces METLNYEMYINAPIQDVWNLLWNEETYQQWTQFFAEGSQFKSDWKVGGKTYFTDKSGDGMVSTIVSLNEPTEVVFRHLGTYKNGVEDTQSRDVKQWSGTEEKYFLRAVDDNTTELRAIVHADENLVDMMNTGFNKGFELLKKLRKAR; encoded by the coding sequence ATGGAAACTTTAAATTACGAAATGTACATCAATGCGCCGATTCAGGATGTTTGGAATTTACTCTGGAATGAAGAAACCTATCAGCAATGGACGCAATTTTTTGCGGAAGGTTCGCAATTTAAATCGGACTGGAAAGTGGGAGGGAAAACCTATTTTACCGACAAAAGTGGCGACGGAATGGTTTCTACCATCGTAAGTTTAAACGAACCGACGGAAGTGGTTTTCAGGCATTTGGGAACTTATAAAAACGGCGTGGAAGACACCCAAAGTCGCGACGTAAAACAGTGGAGCGGCACCGAAGAAAAATATTTTCTACGAGCGGTGGACGATAATACCACAGAATTGCGCGCCATTGTACACGCTGATGAAAATTTGGTGGACATGATGAACACCGGTTTTAATAAAGGTTTTGAGCTTTTAAAAAAATTGCGGAAAGCTAGATGA
- a CDS encoding DoxX family protein — protein MKLLSIIAVTFLLSLGFTKIFYGHFDFIFSGNLGLSVFMIFTGLAHFKFQKGMALMIPDFLPAKMFLVYFTGVLEILAGILLFFPTFREATAIFLIVFLILVFFANVNSSRKKVNLFKGDFSGPGMAYLFKERLPMQIILIAWTWFFGINLPSQ, from the coding sequence ATGAAATTACTTTCCATCATTGCGGTAACTTTTCTGCTGAGTCTGGGTTTTACCAAAATTTTTTACGGGCATTTTGACTTTATTTTTTCCGGAAACCTGGGGCTTTCGGTTTTCATGATTTTTACCGGTTTAGCGCATTTTAAATTTCAAAAAGGGATGGCGCTCATGATTCCAGATTTTTTACCAGCGAAAATGTTTTTGGTCTACTTCACCGGTGTGTTGGAAATTCTTGCCGGTATTTTGCTCTTTTTTCCCACTTTTCGTGAAGCGACAGCTATTTTCCTGATCGTGTTTTTAATTCTGGTATTTTTTGCCAACGTTAATTCTTCGCGGAAAAAAGTTAATCTTTTTAAAGGTGATTTCTCCGGACCCGGAATGGCTTATCTATTTAAAGAGCGTTTACCGATGCAAATTATTTTGATTGCCTGGACGTGGTTTTTCGGAATTAATCTGCCCTCGCAGTAA
- a CDS encoding J domain-containing protein: MKNYYYFLGVAENASDEDIKKAYRKLSLKYHPDKNPGDEFFENRFREIQEAYEMLNDKEKRRIYDDNLGHQQRSYRPNLPPVIKSFSTNKVRVQKGEEIIITWQTLNADIVKVLPFGLVKGYGEKVIRITEFKNGQFQLLLHVTNSLLNKTVVQQITLTEVFEDLSAQDREEAEKLINPQEESKVETQNPSKVSRLVIAIVFLIIAALLLAKTFFGAEM, from the coding sequence ATGAAGAATTATTATTATTTTCTCGGTGTTGCCGAAAATGCTTCAGATGAAGACATCAAAAAAGCCTATCGAAAACTCTCTTTAAAATATCATCCGGACAAAAACCCGGGCGACGAGTTTTTTGAAAACCGCTTTCGGGAAATTCAGGAGGCCTACGAAATGTTGAATGACAAAGAAAAACGTCGCATTTACGATGATAATTTAGGACATCAGCAGCGCAGTTACCGGCCAAATCTGCCGCCGGTCATCAAATCATTTTCTACGAACAAGGTCCGTGTGCAAAAAGGTGAGGAAATCATCATTACCTGGCAAACTTTAAATGCAGATATTGTAAAAGTTTTGCCTTTCGGCCTGGTAAAAGGCTACGGCGAGAAAGTCATCAGAATTACAGAATTTAAAAACGGCCAGTTTCAGCTGCTGCTGCACGTGACTAACTCTTTGCTGAATAAAACGGTGGTGCAGCAAATTACACTTACGGAAGTTTTTGAAGATCTTTCCGCTCAGGACCGCGAGGAAGCAGAAAAACTGATAAATCCGCAGGAAGAAAGTAAAGTGGAAACCCAAAATCCCTCAAAAGTCAGCCGGCTTGTCATCGCGATTGTCTTTTTAATTATCGCCGCGTTGCTTTTGGCTAAAACTTTTTTTGGTGCTGAAATGTAG
- the gcvP gene encoding aminomethyl-transferring glycine dehydrogenase: protein MNTTQFVNRHISMNEADQQAMLDRIGVADIEELIGQTIPDSIRLKKDLSITEALSEYEMLAHSKDLAAKNLLFDNYIGFGYNNTILPSAIQRNILENPSWYTAYTPYQAEIAQGRLEALLNFQTVVSDLTGFPLANASLLDESTAAAEAMHMFFESRTKTQKKANAIKFFVSDLVLPQTIAVLRTKAEGLGIEIVVGNYEEEKLDESFYGAILQYPGKNGIIIDYTDVISSYKSLELQVVVACDPMALVKLKSPADMGADCAVGTTQRFGIPMGYGGPHAAFFGCKEEYKRDLPGRIIGVSQDAYGKRALRMALQTREQHIKREKATSNICTAQVLLAVMAGMYAVYHGPNGLNFIADQIHFKAVALQNGLKALGYDVAEEPIFDTVKFRMNEADKARLHRLMLDRKINLNYFTDGIVSISLNETSTPQKVQYLFDAFADFVGSQSFKLTFKDEVQIPEANLRTDAILEEEVFNLYHTETELMRYIKRLERKDLSLTHSMISLGSCTMKLNAATEMLPLSWAEWGSVHPFVPTDQAGGYQILIKELEKDLAEITGFAGTSLQPNSGAQGEYAGLMVIREYHKSRGEGHRNIVLIPQSAHGTNPASAVIAGMKVVVVKNLENGEIDFEDLKAKAEQHSENLGAVMITYPSTYGFFDDNIKEITDLIHQHGGQIYMDGANMNAQVGYTSPGAIGADVCHLNLHKTFAIPHGGGGPGVGPICVAEHLVKFLPGNPNIKAGGNEAIAAISGAPYGSSLVLNISYAYIKMLGADGLKQATNIAILNANYLKEVLAEHFPILYSNEKGRVAHECIVDFRQFKAFGVEVTDIAKRLMDYGYHAPTVSFPVAGTLMIEPTESESKAELDRFAEALISIKKEIDEIVDGKADAANNVLKNAPHTEQVVISDSWDKPYSREKAAYPLDWVRDRKFFASVSRVDEAYGDRNLICTCAPIESYM, encoded by the coding sequence ATGAATACAACACAATTTGTAAACCGGCATATTTCGATGAATGAAGCCGACCAACAGGCCATGTTAGACCGTATCGGAGTTGCCGATATTGAAGAACTAATCGGTCAAACCATTCCGGATTCCATCCGTTTAAAAAAGGATCTTTCTATCACCGAAGCTTTGTCTGAATATGAAATGCTTGCTCATTCCAAAGACTTAGCTGCTAAAAATCTACTGTTCGACAACTATATCGGTTTTGGATATAACAATACCATTTTACCAAGTGCCATCCAGCGTAATATTCTTGAAAATCCATCCTGGTACACGGCTTATACGCCTTATCAGGCGGAAATCGCGCAAGGCCGTTTGGAAGCTCTATTAAATTTCCAGACTGTTGTTAGCGATTTAACCGGTTTTCCTTTGGCCAATGCTTCACTTTTAGATGAATCTACTGCCGCTGCAGAGGCGATGCACATGTTTTTTGAAAGCCGTACCAAAACTCAGAAAAAGGCAAATGCCATCAAATTTTTTGTATCTGATTTAGTTTTGCCACAAACGATCGCGGTTTTAAGAACCAAGGCGGAAGGATTAGGAATTGAAATCGTTGTAGGAAATTACGAAGAAGAGAAACTTGACGAATCTTTTTACGGTGCCATTTTACAATATCCAGGAAAAAACGGAATTATTATCGATTACACCGATGTAATTTCTTCTTATAAATCTTTGGAACTTCAGGTAGTTGTTGCCTGTGACCCGATGGCTTTGGTGAAACTAAAATCACCGGCTGACATGGGCGCAGACTGCGCGGTGGGGACAACCCAGCGTTTTGGTATTCCGATGGGATACGGTGGTCCGCACGCAGCATTTTTCGGCTGTAAAGAAGAATATAAACGCGATTTACCCGGCAGAATTATAGGTGTTTCCCAAGATGCTTATGGAAAACGCGCCTTGCGCATGGCTTTGCAAACCCGCGAACAGCACATTAAAAGAGAAAAAGCGACTTCCAACATCTGTACTGCGCAGGTTCTTTTAGCCGTTATGGCCGGAATGTACGCGGTATATCACGGACCAAACGGTTTAAATTTTATCGCAGATCAAATTCATTTCAAAGCAGTCGCGTTGCAAAATGGTTTGAAAGCTTTAGGATATGACGTTGCTGAAGAACCTATTTTCGACACCGTAAAATTCCGCATGAATGAAGCTGATAAAGCCAGGTTGCACCGTTTGATGCTCGACAGAAAAATCAATTTGAACTACTTTACGGACGGAATTGTGAGCATTTCTTTAAATGAAACTTCCACACCACAGAAAGTTCAGTATTTATTTGATGCCTTCGCAGATTTTGTAGGTTCACAAAGCTTTAAACTTACTTTTAAAGACGAAGTGCAGATTCCGGAGGCGAATTTAAGAACCGACGCGATTTTAGAGGAAGAAGTTTTCAACCTTTACCACACAGAAACCGAATTGATGCGCTACATCAAGCGTTTGGAAAGAAAAGACCTGTCGCTTACGCATTCAATGATTTCTTTAGGTTCGTGCACCATGAAACTGAATGCAGCAACAGAAATGCTGCCGCTTTCCTGGGCAGAATGGGGCAGTGTGCATCCATTTGTACCGACGGATCAGGCTGGTGGATATCAGATTTTAATTAAAGAACTAGAAAAAGATTTAGCAGAAATTACCGGTTTTGCAGGCACGTCTTTACAGCCAAATTCCGGCGCGCAAGGCGAATATGCAGGTTTAATGGTGATTCGCGAATATCACAAATCACGTGGTGAAGGTCACCGGAATATCGTTTTAATTCCACAGTCTGCGCACGGAACCAATCCTGCTTCAGCTGTAATTGCAGGAATGAAAGTGGTGGTGGTGAAAAATCTTGAAAACGGTGAAATTGATTTTGAAGATTTAAAGGCAAAAGCCGAACAGCACAGCGAAAATCTGGGAGCGGTGATGATTACCTATCCTTCAACTTACGGTTTTTTCGATGATAATATCAAGGAAATCACGGATCTAATTCACCAGCACGGCGGACAGATTTACATGGATGGCGCCAATATGAACGCGCAAGTGGGTTACACCTCTCCGGGCGCTATCGGCGCGGATGTTTGTCACTTGAATCTTCACAAAACTTTTGCAATTCCTCATGGTGGTGGTGGTCCCGGAGTTGGACCGATTTGCGTTGCGGAACATTTGGTGAAATTTTTACCAGGGAATCCAAATATAAAAGCCGGTGGCAATGAAGCAATTGCTGCAATTTCCGGTGCGCCATACGGCTCATCTTTGGTGCTGAATATTTCCTACGCTTACATTAAAATGTTGGGCGCAGATGGATTGAAACAGGCGACAAATATCGCTATTCTTAACGCCAATTATCTGAAAGAAGTGTTGGCTGAACATTTCCCGATTCTTTACTCCAACGAAAAAGGCCGCGTAGCACACGAATGTATCGTGGATTTCCGCCAGTTTAAAGCGTTTGGTGTGGAAGTGACCGACATTGCAAAACGTTTGATGGATTACGGATATCACGCACCAACAGTGAGTTTCCCGGTTGCCGGAACTTTGATGATCGAGCCAACAGAATCTGAAAGTAAAGCGGAACTTGACCGTTTCGCAGAAGCCTTGATTTCCATTAAAAAAGAAATCGACGAAATCGTGGACGGAAAAGCAGATGCTGCAAACAATGTCTTGAAAAATGCGCCGCATACGGAGCAAGTTGTGATTTCAGATTCCTGGGATAAACCATACAGCCGTGAAAAAGCTGCTTATCCTTTGGATTGGGTTCGCGACCGCAAATTCTTCGCTTCGGTTTCCCGCGTTGATGAAGCGTATGGCGATAGAAACTTGATCTGTACCTGCGCACCGATTGAAAGCTATATGTAG
- a CDS encoding endonuclease, with translation MPEGPSIKTLKDLTEKFLGKEIISATGNAKIEMEKLPGCIFQEYMTYGKQSYLVCEKIVVRIHLLLFGSYSLDEQTKPDRQLRLHLKFENGDLYFYSCSVKLLDRIVLKEIDWNADVLSDDWKPLKAKKKLKLQPEMLVCDALLDQNIFSGVGNIIKNEVLFRIGVHPESLVGKLPPKKLSALIFEARNYSFDFLRWKKEYVLKKNWLVHTKKICPKCGENLTKRHTGLTSRRSFFCEKDQKLYQ, from the coding sequence ATGCCGGAAGGACCGTCCATAAAAACTCTGAAAGATCTTACCGAAAAATTTCTCGGAAAAGAAATAATTTCTGCTACAGGAAATGCAAAAATTGAAATGGAAAAGTTGCCCGGGTGCATTTTTCAGGAATACATGACTTACGGAAAGCAATCGTATCTGGTTTGCGAAAAAATCGTGGTGCGAATTCACCTGCTTTTGTTCGGAAGTTATTCGCTGGATGAACAGACCAAACCTGACCGACAGCTTAGGTTGCATCTCAAATTCGAAAATGGTGATTTGTATTTTTATTCCTGTTCGGTAAAACTTTTGGACCGTATAGTTTTAAAGGAAATCGATTGGAATGCGGATGTTTTAAGCGACGACTGGAAACCATTAAAAGCGAAAAAAAAGCTCAAATTACAGCCAGAAATGTTGGTGTGCGATGCGCTCTTAGATCAAAATATTTTTTCCGGCGTAGGAAATATCATTAAGAACGAAGTGCTTTTCCGGATTGGCGTGCATCCGGAAAGTTTGGTCGGAAAGCTTCCACCAAAAAAATTATCGGCTTTAATTTTCGAAGCAAGAAATTACAGTTTTGATTTTCTGCGCTGGAAAAAAGAATACGTGTTGAAGAAAAATTGGCTCGTACATACCAAAAAAATATGCCCAAAATGCGGCGAAAATTTAACTAAAAGACATACGGGTCTCACCAGCAGACGAAGTTTTTTCTGCGAAAAAGACCAGAAGTTATATCAATAA